Proteins found in one Vigna unguiculata cultivar IT97K-499-35 unplaced genomic scaffold, ASM411807v1 contig_174, whole genome shotgun sequence genomic segment:
- the LOC114171278 gene encoding uncharacterized protein LOC114171278, which translates to MVATMMQQSTAMMQQHEASMQRQAAALEQQQLVMQQMEAVRAAAEDAHRQHMEAFRQLEENRVVAPTFGPEPRPTAREWSLEDFLKHHSVKLGGKISPDAADQWLKDLERIFDAKMCPKESRLAFAVYMLKGEAEHWWVSMKSIIEERQEPVTWDVFRRKFLSEYFPDNVKYAKEVEFLQLTQGSKSVTEYAEKFKYLSRFYTMPLDEEWRCQKFENGLRGDLRLMVTPLSIKDFAALVEKARVM; encoded by the coding sequence ATGGTAGCTACTATGATGCAGCAAAGTACGGCAATGATGCAACAACATGAAGCATCAATGCAACGACAAGCGGCAGCGCTTGAACAGCAGCAGCTGGTGATGCAGCAAATGGAGGCTGTCAGGGCGGCTGCTGAAGATGCTCAcaggcagcatatggaggccttccgccagttggaggagaacagggtaGTTGCCCCTACTTTTGGCCCGGAGCCACGACCTACGGCCAGGGAGTGGAGTCTGGAGGACTTTCTGAAACACCACTCAGTGAAGCTTGGAGGCAAGATCAGTCCAGACGCAGCAGACCAGTGGCTGAAAGACCTGGAGAGGATATTTGATGCCAAGATGTGCCCAAAGGAGAGTAGACTGGCGTTCGCAGTGTACATGCTCAAGGGTGAGGCTGAGCACTGGTGGGTCAGCATGAAGTCTATTATAGAGGAGAGACAGGAGCCAGTTACTTGGGACGTCTTCAGGAGGAAGTTCCTCTCCGAGTACTTCCCTGACAACGTCAAATACGCTAAAGAGGTAGAATTTTTACAGTTGACCCAGGGAAGCAAGTCGGTGACTGAGTATGCAGAAAAGTTCAAGTacctcagccgtttctacaccATGCCACTAGACGAAGAGTGGCGATGCCAGAAGTTCGAGAACGGCCTCCGTGGAGACCTTCGTTTGATGGTGACACCGctatccatcaaggattttgccgcCTTGGTGGAGAAGGCAAGGGTCATGTAG
- the LOC114171279 gene encoding uncharacterized protein LOC114171279 → MVATMMQQSTAMMQQHEASMQRQAAALEQQQLVMQQMEAVRAAAEDAHRQHMEAFRQLEENRVVAPTFGPEPRPTAREWSLEDFLKHHSVKLGGKTSPDAADQWLKDLERIFDAKMCPKESRLAFAVYMLKGEAEHWWVSMKSIMEERQEPVTWDVFRRKFLSEYFPDNVKYAKEVEFLQLTQGSKSVTEYAEKFKYLSRFYTMPLDEEWRCQKFENGLRGDLRLMVTPLSIKDFAALVEKARVM, encoded by the coding sequence ATGGTAGCTACTATGATGCAGCAAAGTACGGCAATGATGCAACAACATGAAGCATCAATGCAACGACAAGCGGCAGCGCTTGAACAGCAGCAGCTGGTGATGCAGCAAATGGAGGCTGTCAGGGCGGCTGCTGAAGATGCTCAcaggcagcatatggaggccttccgccagttggaggagaacagggtaGTTGCCCCTACTTTTGGCCCGGAGCCACGACCTACGGCCAGGGAGTGGAGTCTGGAGGACTTTCTGAAACACCACTCAGTGAAGCTTGGAGGCAAGACCAGTCCAGACGCAGCAGACCAGTGGCTGAAAGACCTGGAGAGGATATTTGATGCCAAGATGTGCCCAAAGGAGAGTAGACTGGCGTTCGCAGTGTACATGCTCAAGGGTGAGGCTGAGCACTGGTGGGTCAGCATGAAGTCTATTATGGAGGAGAGACAGGAGCCAGTTACTTGGGACGTCTTCAGGAGGAAGTTCCTCTCCGAGTACTTCCCTGACAACGTCAAATACGCTAAAGAGGTAGAATTTTTACAGTTGACCCAGGGAAGCAAGTCGGTGACTGAGTATGCAGAAAAGTTCAAGTacctcagccgtttctacaccATGCCACTAGACGAAGAGTGGCGATGCCAGAAGTTCGAGAACGGCCTCCGTGGAGACCTTCGTTTGATGGTGACACCGctatccatcaaggattttgccgcCTTGGTGGAGAAGGCAAGGGTCATGTAG